The genome window cagagcaggaaggaaggaagaccAACAATGTGAAACTGAGGTGATTTAGCTTTTACACTGATGTGTTTGTAAGATTTTGCTCTGAGAGCTAGTCAGAGATGTAGGTCCTTTTCAAAAGATAGTGGTATGCGATAGACTCAAAATGCCAAGGGCCTCCCAGTCCTCCTCTCACCCAAGCCACATGTGTCATGGTAGAGGGCTGTGGactgtgttgctgctgtgctAACTCTGGAGTAGAGATCAAAAAAATAAGCACGAAATAGCACTCAAATCTGCAGTTTTCCTCCAACCAGAGGTTTCCTTGGATGTTCACAGGCACTGACTCCTCTGTGAATGCATTCTGGTGCTGTGCCACCTCACTTTTTTCAGCCACAGACATTGGTGAGGGTACACCTTGAACCATTTAACTTACAGTGTGGCAGGCTGTTCAGAGATGTTAACTTGTGCTTTGATCTTCAGATCTTTCTGAATTTGTTGGTCACAGGCCTGCTTGAAATTGCCCATATATAACTTTGCAGGCAGTATTTCTACTGGGTATGGCTGGAAGTTGTCTAGTTCCTGCTGGAGAGAAACCATAGGCTCAGTTTAGAGTGTATTTGCTCCTCTTAGCTTGGTAAGTTCTTAAACACGAAGTCATGAGAAGAATTGAACACACACTTAGTCAACAGCCCATGACACATTCTCATGTAATGATTCATTTAATCACCTGGACTTTCTGTATATTGGAGTCTTTCCTAGATTCAGTGAGAATAATTAACAGCATTGCTGTCATTGTGGTATTACTTGAAACAAATCCTAACTAAACAGGAGGCAGCATATATTCTTTACATTGTCTGGAGGGGCTGCAGCATAACAGATTCATTTGATGTTTTCCCCGGTTACTGTTTGCAGGGCTAAATGAAATCATCTGCCACCTGCAGAGCCACAGGTGCCCTGCAGTGACACAACACGAGTCTGCAGCTGCTTCCGGTGtctgagaataaaaatacacaaatagcCGACAGTGCCTTTACATCCCTAACTGATACTGGGCTAATGCTGTagcagaacaaagcagcagcctAACAGTTTAAAGCAACAGAGAACAGCGGCTTAAACTGAGAAGCAAGGAGGGACTCTGGGTCCGATTGAATCTGATGGGGAAGTTCAGTAGTTTGCTGCCCTTCACAAAGAAGCACAAAGTGAATTGATTTTCTCTCCTGCACTGCAGCATCCCACAGGTTAGCACCACATCACGGGCTATTTCATGTGAACTAGAAGTGAACAGGAACAACGGAAACAAAAGACATGTTGCAATGAGATGCTGTCTGCTGTCCAGCTCCTTCTAAATCTGCCCTGCCTCAGGTCCTGTCCTAGATGTGAAAAAAGGGTAATTGTTTCTCATAAGCTAAATAGATCATTGTTTGTAGGTGAAACCAAACAATTAGGATACCAGTGTTCCAGTGGatggctgttttctttctgggcCTGTTGAAACAATGCACCAGCACTTGCTTTGTGATCCTTCCTAATGAAAAGCTTTATAGACATGGAACACAGTGCTTGATAGGAATTGTACTTGTGCCTGAAAACATTTACTGTGTGCTATCCCAGATAACCACATGCAAGAGAGGAACCTGCTTCTTTTCATCATTTGCTACTGTTTGTTTAGTTATCTGTACTCTCCCGTAGGCCAGTTTCGGGGTTATCAGAGAAACCTTCCCAGGTTATTTTCATGAGCTTTCTTTCACGCAAtagaggaagaataaaaaaggcaaagtgtGGCTGTAAAAGAATTAGTGGTGACACTCAGGGCAAGGACAGTAACTCAAATTACATTTGTTTGAAATTACTCTGATATCAGGTTTACAACACCATTTAACTTGAATTCATTAGCCATCATCAGTTGAACAGGAATGCTAATGTCTTCTACTTGCAAATTAGTGTCATCTCACCTGAGGCATCCACAATATCTTCTGAGTCCTCAGAAAATGATAGCAAGCTGAAAAACGCTTGTATCCTCCCCTCAGGATGAGCACAGGATGGCGGGTGAACTGCTCGAAGCTTCTGGCGTATTGGACAGCAGTTCCTTCCTCAGCATCTAATGAGATCAAAAAGCTATTtgccagggcaggtttagaGTCCCTCCATCAGCACTGGGGGTTAAATCCGGCCCACTGACACCGACAGCAAACTCCTTTTCATTTCATCTAATGGTCTGCAGAAAGCCTTGTTAAAAGTTAGACGTGTTCTTTAACTGTTGCTGCAGGTCAGTAACAAGGCATGCTGCTTTTCACCTCTTGTCCTGATCTTTTATTCCTCTCCTGGTTTCTTTTGTAGGTCTAGATAGGTCTCCCCATTATTCATTGGGAAATGCTTGTAATAAGTTCCCATAATAGGGAAgtattattaatttaaatctaATAATCTTGGTTTTATGGAGGCCCTTTTCTTTAGTCTGCTTTAGGCAAAGGGGGAGGTATCTTGAATAAATTCTTCACAAGTGTTTTAAACACTTCCCTCAGTGAAGCAAATTATGTGCGATGGCTGTTCCCCCTGCTTGTCCCAAAGGATTCATCCCACTCACCTCTAGCTGTGTCTGCATTAGAAACAGCAGCACAATAGAAACCTGCTTCTAATTCTTCACACCTTCCCTTGCTAATATCTCACCACCGAGTATTTATGAACATGCTTTTTCATTCCCCTTACGATcccagtttattttctttaaaaaatgatgtaAATCTTTGGTTAAACTATAGTAGCCTTTATAAAGCTAATGGGAACCAAACAAACATACAGAGGTGGTTCTGCACACAGCAGAACTCCTTGCCAAAGGATACGTGAAAGCTAAATATTTCCATGGTTCAAGGAAGACTGAACAATTACATGGAAAAGTTTCCAGCTCTTCACATTTCTCGGTGAACTCCGTCAAATCACCACCTCCACTAAAGctaagtcttttaaaatatgacaaTGTGAAAGCCTTTTATAACCCTCAAAGAAGGAAGTACTCACTCTGTGAACATATGGAACTTGAGTCGGTGTTTTCTGCACTGCTCCCTAAAAGGCAATCATTGGACAAGCCCAATCTcagtgaaatgtgaaaaaaaaaaattaaaaaaatataaatccatTCCTCACATGTGACAAGGAACTTTGGAAGAATCAATCCACAGATAGGGAACAAGACTTGCCAGgaagctttgaaataaaatctggaTTTTTGAAGCTTAATAACATATGCAACACAGCGAAAAACCAGAGGAATAGCACAGATGTtagtttttcaaataaaattggGTAAATTTGCATCTCTTGCAATAAACTCGTAAAATTAAATGAGGAATGGGAACAATATCTATCCTGCAGTGAGGTCTTGACTGACATGGGTCACaagtacctttttctttctcctcttcctcatagTCATAGTCCAAAGAGCTGGTCTCGCAGTCATACACCACACAGTATCTGACACACCCCAACTCCTCAGAATCCGGTACAAGATACTCCCCCGTAGGACTCTACCAAAATCACAGAGGAATTCTATCAGGAGCACAGCTCCACACTTTTCTTGTGTAGAATCAACGCTACCGATATCTTGCAAGTTACTACTCTATAGCTATGGGATGGGTTTGGGACTACGTCTGTACTTGACTCTGAAGACCCGGTTAATTCAGAAATGACACAAACTACGCCGGGTTGCTTCATCAGCCACAGCAGTAAAGATGCCAACACTGTCCTTTGTAAGACAAGTCTACAATATGTCAGTTCTTGTGcaatatttttcctgatataCAGTTCCTATGTGCCATTGCTGAAGCCACCTTTGCTTTGTGACAGAATACATCCCCCCAGTGGCAGAAATAGAACAGGCAGGGGAGGCTGGGACAATTCCCTTGGGGTTTAAACCAATTGCGGCTTACTGCTAATTGCTAAATCCAGGGAAGGTTTACACCAACCATAATCCCCTCACCTGTTCAATCCGGCGTGCTGTAATAATATGGCTCTCATCATATTCACGCTGAGTACgggcatctgaaaaaaaacaatcaagaCAGAGCAATTGGCTTATTTGATGCTTTAAAGGTGGAATCCGGTTTGTGATTCAGTCAGTGGGAATTCAGGCACTGATGTCAACCAGAGAAAGAGATTCAGTTTTTTAGAAACTAAGACTTTCTGATGTGGATATAATGAATGCCAATACTGACGTGAGTCCATGTGTAACACCAAGTGATGCCAGCAGCTTCAGTCCTGACCCAAGTGTGGTACTGCAGCGTTCACAGTGCCAGTCCCGTGTTCcgttctgctctgctctgtgctgtagCCTGGCCCCCACTCACTGGGCCTGCTCTGACCTCCTGGCATCCAGCAccctgcctctgtgctgccccagagacagggagaggggcACCGGAAAGACCCCAGCCCCACTCCCAACCTGGCTAACTCCCTTACCAAAGCATTTAACAATATGGCAATATCtggcacacttttttttttgatgtattGCCACTATGCCAGGTGCAAATGCAAATCAGCAATTGTTGCGCAATGGAACAGCAGGGGAGAGTGTTTATCCCTGGAATGGATCAGAGCAGGAAGAGCTGGATGTGATGAAAGGCAGAGCAGTACCAGGTCACGGCACCTGAAACGTGGTGGGAGAGGCCCCAACAGCAAGGCCTCAGTACTTATAAGCAGTACTGTGTGCTCTTCCCCGCCCGCCGGAGCCCACGAACCCCATTTCCTCAGGAAACCTgcccaggcagagccaggcagcaggcctccccccgccgcctcaCCCAGCAGGCACAGGTAGCTGGGCTCCGCCAGCCGGGGGACCCGCCGGTGCTGGTTGAGGATGTTGTAGAGGTGGCGGGGCTCGCAGAGCACCATCCCCGCCATCCCGCGCCAACCCCCGACCCGGCGATTGTCGCCGACTAGTCGTTACAGCTCGCCTCGTCCCGTTGCCGTGGCAACGGCGGCGCGCGGCCTGCTCGCACTCTTGTTGCTAGGGAGGGACGCCCGGCGGTCACTGGGGGTGACGTCAGATCCAGATCTCGCGAGACTGCACTCAGCGGGGGAGGAGAAGCCTCGCGAGAAGAGCGGCCGCTCCCGCGCAGGCGCCGTACTGTGGAGGTCGTTGGAGTCACCGGAGCCGCCGCGCCATGCTGTCCCGCTTCgcccgtcccgccgccgccaccgcggCCCTCCGCCGGGGCCTCGCCACCACCGCCCAGGTACGCCCCGCCGGCGCGCCCAGGCTGCGGAGGGGACGCAGGGCCCGCACCCCGTCGGGGCCGGGGTCGAGCCCAGGCCCTCCTCTGTGAGGGGGCGGCGGCCTCGGCCTCCCTGTGTGcggaggagaggggctgggggcgtCTGTAGCTGCCGAGTGTCACCGCCTCAGTCAGTGGAGGCGTGTGGGGGGGCGGTGGGGTGCTGTGAGGGAGATGAGGAGCGCAGCTCGTGGGGGCGTTCGGttctgggggtgctgggttGATGCTGTGTCTCTGCCTGGTAAAACGTCCCTGGTGTTGGGCACCACTCTGCGGCTCATAGCCGAGGAGGATATGCCTTTTTCCTGACAGGTGTAAACTTGCTGGCCAAATCTGTTAGTTCTAGATGAATTACTACAACATCTAcaactgtttacaagggcgtgtAGCAATAGAATGAGGTGTAATGGGTtcaaactaaaagagagtagatttaaatgagatctgaggaagaaactcttccctgtgagggtgctgaggccctggcacaggttgcccagagaagctgtggctgcccctggctccctggcagtgttcaaggccaggttggatggggctttgggcaagctgggctagtggagggtgtccctgcccatggcagggggttggaactagatgggctgtgaggtcccttcccacccaaaccagtctggggttcTATGATATGTGACTCTATGAGCTCCTCTTTCTGATGGTACGTAATGGATGATACGCAAGTTTActgctttcttcccctcctgAAAATATGCCCctgctttcaaaatgtattaAGAAATAAAGCTGGTGGTTGGGGGGTTAATAATAATCCTTAATATGCTGAAATCCATTGTCCGTGACTCTTGATACCAGGAGAGAACTGCTGGTACATGGTAGATAGATAGAGACCGACCTTGATCTTCTAATGTAAATAGTTCCTGGTAGCATATGACAAAATGATTATCATAGCTATAAAGATATGCTTTACAAGAGGTTTGTGTAATTATTTCAATAGGAATTAAATTTATTAGCGGTGAGATTTTGACCTCATGGTATCAGCTCAGTCATTTACATGGGGCATAGCAGTGACTAATGCTAGActttgctttcccttggagAGTTTTATGCTAAATTACATTTGTTGCAGTAGCAAGAAAATTGAGTGAGCTTTGGCTGATCAAGCTTCTGGGTAGATTATTTCCTGTTATAGCATAACAATTAAGCTGTTCATGTGGGGAGCTATTGTGGCTTTATCTGGTAAGACAATGTGATAGAGAATGTCCTTATCAGCGGTAATTGTATTACCGCGTTATATCTCTGCAGTAGCCTCTGGTTCTCCATCGCTGTGGCAGAGCGTTGCATTTTAAGATTGTTCTGGACTTTTAAAGTAGCTTTCCTCTCATCTAGGGACACTTTCCCTACAAAGAGGAGCGCAGGCATTTTTGAGAGAAATAGCTTTCTTTGAGAGAGCACATTAGAGTAAAATTGATTCACCAGGCCAACAGAGTTGATTTTACTTGCTTCACAACCACACTTGATCAAAACTGGAAATTATAGTCACTTCATGTTCTCAGGCCTCAATCCTGAGGCACTTGCAGGTACTATTTTGAGTTTTTCAGGCATACGCATTTTTTTCACATGCATACAATGGTTATTACATTTATTGTAGTCCATTAAATGTATTGATTTGACAGTTGGGAGGGTATTTTTTTTGATACTGGCAATGAAAGCTAGAAAAACTGCATAGTAGGTTTTGCTCTCAGTCACACCTAGGTCCACAGGGTAGCAGGCATTAGCCTGAGGCAGACGTTTCCATCTGAAGAAAGATGATCCTTTTGGTTTTGCCTAACTGTGCTTCCCTTTTGAGCTTCAGATTGCAAAAAACCATTTTCCTCTAACTCGTCCTACCAATAAACCTTAAGGATCTCTGGGAGGCTGTCATGATAATCGCTTTCTGTGGGCTTAGGCAATCAAATTTGCATAGTGcttgataaaaaaaattgagaaatagAACTAAAAGTAAAGAAAGTATGGTGAAATCCCAAGGTCACTGCTGCAGTAACTACCAGAACATCTCTACAGtgtgtttttcatcttttttttttccctcagaacAATGCCAAGGTAGCAGTTCTGGGGGCCTCGGGAGGCATTGGCCAgcctctctcccttctcttgAAGAACAGTCCGATGGTGAGCAGGCTCAGCCTTTACGATATCGCTCACACTCCAGGCGTTGCAGCTGACCTCAGCCACATCGAGACAAGAGCGAATGTTAAAGGTACCGCGAGCTGCTGGAAACAATCTGTGTTCTGAAGGGGTCCTCCCAGGTGTCTGACACTTGGAGATGCTTTGTGAAGGGGAATCTTCACGTGATCCTCAAGCCTAGTATCAGTTTAAGTAGCTTTTTCTCAAGCAGTGCACGACTAATTAAGGTTTAGCTGATTAGATTGATACGTATGGAGATGAGAATTGTCTGTAGTTGCGCTGTTGAGGGGGAATTCTTAATAACTGGCAGGAAACATTTAGTAAAATCAGCTTGGAAAAAAGCCTGAGTGTTGAAGAGTTTGACTACAAATAGACTTAACGCACTCTGGGTGTCTACATGAATTCTACGTGCTTCTTTTCTGAAGGGACAGCTGTCAAGTTCTGATGAAATCAATAAAAACTTAATTTGCtgatcttcattttttttgaaGATCACTGAAAGGTTACATTTTCCTTGAATATGCCTATCTGCTGTTCTTTGGGGGCACTGACTGTA of Grus americana isolate bGruAme1 chromosome 19, bGruAme1.mat, whole genome shotgun sequence contains these proteins:
- the STYXL1 gene encoding serine/threonine/tyrosine-interacting-like protein 1 isoform X4, with protein sequence MAGMVLCEPRHLYNILNQHRRVPRLAEPSYLCLLDARTQREYDESHIITARRIEQSPTGEYLVPDSEELGCVRYCVVYDCETSSLDYDYEEEEKEKGSSAENTDSSSICSQNAEEGTAVQYARSFEQFTRHPVLILRGGYKRFSACYHFLRTQKILWMPQQELDNFQPYPVEILPAKLYMGNFKQACDQQIQKDLKIKAQVNISEQPATLFARSRSFFYLCHHLSFHRYSAGPRSGAGLLQPGDKPEQHSNHGLSYAFLPVFPEESLALRSEMQNEHETTPGLCETALRLGDPNLWDHDHRHL
- the STYXL1 gene encoding serine/threonine/tyrosine-interacting-like protein 1 isoform X1, which encodes MAGMVLCEPRHLYNILNQHRRVPRLAEPSYLCLLDARTQREYDESHIITARRIEQSPTGEYLVPDSEELGCVRYCVVYDCETSSLDYDYEEEEKEKGSSAENTDSSSICSQNAEEGTAVQYARSFEQFTRHPVLILRGGYKRFSACYHFLRTQKILWMPQQELDNFQPYPVEILPAKLYMGNFKQACDQQIQKDLKIKAQVNISEQPATLFAEGGKYLHISVPDSLEADLFSTFATICHFIDTQLDHGAVLVFSSLGISRSSTVTMAYLMHSCQFSLKRAWHYVLKCKTNMRPHRGFVKQLSDWETQIYGTTITDISEPNY
- the STYXL1 gene encoding serine/threonine/tyrosine-interacting-like protein 1 isoform X3, with amino-acid sequence MAGMVLCEPRHLYNILNQHRRVPRLAEPSYLCLLDARTQREYDESHIITARRIEQSPTGEYLVPDSEELGCVRYCVVYDCETSSLDYDYEEEEKEKDAEEGTAVQYARSFEQFTRHPVLILRGGYKRFSACYHFLRTQKILWMPQQELDNFQPYPVEILPAKLYMGNFKQACDQQIQKDLKIKAQVNISEQPATLFAEGGKYLHISVPDSLEADLFSTFATICHFIDTQLDHGAVLVFSSLGISRSSTVTMAYLMHSCQFSLKRAWHYVLKCKTNMRPHRGFVKQLSDWETQIYGTTITDISEPNY
- the STYXL1 gene encoding serine/threonine/tyrosine-interacting-like protein 1 isoform X2, whose product is MAGMVLCEPRHLYNILNQHRRVPRLAEPSYLCLLDARTQREYDESHIITARRIEQSPTGEYLVPDSEELGCVRYCVVYDCETSSLDYDYEEEEKEKGSSAENTDSSSICSQNAEEGTAVQYARSFEQFTRHPVLILRGGYKRFSACYHFLRTQKILWMPQELDNFQPYPVEILPAKLYMGNFKQACDQQIQKDLKIKAQVNISEQPATLFAEGGKYLHISVPDSLEADLFSTFATICHFIDTQLDHGAVLVFSSLGISRSSTVTMAYLMHSCQFSLKRAWHYVLKCKTNMRPHRGFVKQLSDWETQIYGTTITDISEPNY